The Lucilia cuprina isolate Lc7/37 chromosome 5, ASM2204524v1, whole genome shotgun sequence genome includes a window with the following:
- the LOC124420284 gene encoding orphan steroid hormone receptor 2-like: MRTKSNKQPTDNSNSNSNNIISVAKHQQQQPTHQTHHQQQTSQQQQLQQQQQQSQQQTTTPQQQSSSQQFAIADSNSNSAVAKSFVPCKVCGDKASGYHYGVTSCEGCKGFFRRSIQKQIEYRCLRDGKCLVIRLNRNRCQYCRFKKCLSAGMSRDCKTHLNNSETATAVCFTNSTTYCNFDLKPQQQKELCDFTTSITTASLVTPTPTPATITTTTILTTIAAAAASSAAAATTNRISSPSLSSPSSSSSSTSLSSSSSSASSSSLSAASPSLTPPTPISPSFETLPHSPDGHASVSSTASSSDNTTTSDHDPGNC; the protein is encoded by the exons atgcgaacaaaaagcaacaaacaaCCAACCGACAACAGCAatagcaatagcaacaacattatAAGTGTGGCAA aacatcaacaacaacaacctacACATCAAACCCATCATCAACAGCAAAcatcacaacaacagcaacttcagcagcaacaacaacaatcgcAACAGCAAACAACTACTCCACAACAACAATCATCATCCCAACAATTTGCCATTGCCGATTCCAATTCGAACAGTGCAGTGGCAAAATCATTTGTTCCATGTAAAGTTTGTGGTGACAAAGCATCCGGTTATCATTACGGTGTAACATCCTGTGAGGGTTGTAAG GGTTTCTTTCGTCGtagtatacaaaaacaaattgaatatcGTTGCTTGAGGGACGGCAAGTGTCTGGTAATACGTTTGAATCGTAATCGTTGTCAATATTGTCGTTTTAAGAAATGTCTATCAGCTGGTATGAGTCGAGACTGTAa aACACATTTGAATAATAGTGAAACAGCAACTGCTGTGTGTTTTACAAATTCAACAACATATTGCAATTTTGATTTgaaaccacaacaacaaaaagaattgTGTGATTTCACAACATCAATAACAACTGCATCTTTGGTAACACCAACACCTACGCCTGCTACaattacaacaactacaattttaacaacaatagCAGCTGCAGCAGCTTCAAGTGCCGCTGCCGCTACAACAAACAGAATATCATCACCATCATTATcgtcaccatcatcatcatcatcttcgaCATCATTGTCATCTTCTTCATCTTCCGCATCATCGTCGTCGTTGTCAGCAGCATCGCCTTCATTAACACCACCCACACCCATAAGTCCGTCCTTCGAAACATTACCACACAGTCCAGATGGGCATGCATCAGTAAGTTCAACAGCATCATCCAGTGATAATACAACAACATCAG ATCATGACCCAGGAAATTGTTGA